Part of the Tepiditoga spiralis genome, CAATATCTATTGATCCTATTGAAAAAAAGCCTATTTTCCATTATCATCCAGGAGATAAAGTTCTTTCAATTGGAAGTTGGGGTTGTAATTTAAAATGTCCTTTTTGTCAAAATTTTGAAATTTCTCAATTTAAACCAAATTACCTATCTAAAGTAAAAGCTAATGAAATCCCATTAATTATTAACGAAAAAAATGTGAATGGAATAGCCTATACTTATTCAGAACCTTTATCCTGTTATGAATATGTATATGAATCATGCGTTCAAGTAAAAAAATATAATGAAAATTATTACAATATTTTAGTTACAAATGGTTTTATAAATGAATATCCATTTGAAAAACTATTAAATTATATTGATGCTGTAAACATAGATTTAAAAACGTTTAATTCAAAAAACTATATGAAATATCTAAAAGGAAATTTAAAAAATGTTTTAAATTCTATAGAATTAGCCTTTCAAAAAGATATTCATGTTGAATTAACTACCTTGATAGTTCCAAAAATTAGTGATAATTTACATGATTTAGAAGAAGAATTTAAGTGGATTTCACATTTATCAAAAAATATTCCATTGCACATTTCAAAATACTATCCTATTTTTAAGTATAATGAATCTAAAACAAGCCGATCACTACTCATAAAAATTTATGAAATGGCAAAAAAGTATCTTAATTATGTTTATATTGGAAATCTTTGGGAAGAGAAATATGAATCTACATTTTGTCCAAATTGTGGTAATTTATTAATAAAAAGAAATGGATATAAAATTCAAAAAATTAATTTAGATGAACATGGAGGTTGTAAAACGTGTGGTCAAAAAATAATAAAGTACTAAAAACAATTTTTAGTATTGCATTTTTAGTTTCTGTATCTTTAATCCTTTTTTTAATACTTTCAAAACCTAAACCTCAATATAAAGAAAGAATTGTAAGTACCCTTGGCACTATAGTAAAGCTATACATTTCTGGTGAAAAAGTATCAACTGATACACTTTTAGATATTTCAGAAAAAGAACTTCAAAGACTAAATCAAAAATTTAGTGCAAATGTTAAAGGAAGTATAGTCTACAAATTAAATAAAAATGATGAAGTTGAATGTGATGAAGAAGCTTTATTCTTATTTCAAGCAGCATTAAATACAGCTAAAATAAGCGGAGATGCTTTTGATCCAACAATACGTCCTTTAATGAAATTATGGGGATTTGATGATGTTAATTCACCAAAAAAAGTACCCAGTAAAGAAGCTATAAAAAATGCATTACAATATGTAAATTATAGATATGTAAAAATAGATCAAAAAAATAATAAAGTTTATCTATTAAAAAAAGGTGTAGAAATTGATTTAGGTGGAATAGCTAAAGGTTATGCAGTTGATAAAGTCATTGAAAGAATAAAAGGAATTGACCCTAATGCTACAGGTTTTATTGATGCTGGTGGAGATATTGGAATAATTGGTCCTAAATATGGAAATTTACCTTGGGTAATTGGTATAAGAGATCCTTTTAAAAAAGGTATGTATAGTAGCATAGGAACATTATATTTATACAGTGGAGCTGTAGCTACCTCTGGAAATTATGAAAGATTTTTTATAAAAGATGGTATTAGATATCATCATTTAATAGATCCTAAAACTGGATATCCATCAAATA contains:
- the amrS gene encoding AmmeMemoRadiSam system radical SAM enzyme — protein: MKKILSFYKATNESIKCELCPNECLLKNGQTGLCKTIKNIDNKLYSLNYEEISSISIDPIEKKPIFHYHPGDKVLSIGSWGCNLKCPFCQNFEISQFKPNYLSKVKANEIPLIINEKNVNGIAYTYSEPLSCYEYVYESCVQVKKYNENYYNILVTNGFINEYPFEKLLNYIDAVNIDLKTFNSKNYMKYLKGNLKNVLNSIELAFQKDIHVELTTLIVPKISDNLHDLEEEFKWISHLSKNIPLHISKYYPIFKYNESKTSRSLLIKIYEMAKKYLNYVYIGNLWEEKYESTFCPNCGNLLIKRNGYKIQKINLDEHGGCKTCGQKIIKY
- a CDS encoding FAD:protein FMN transferase → MWSKNNKVLKTIFSIAFLVSVSLILFLILSKPKPQYKERIVSTLGTIVKLYISGEKVSTDTLLDISEKELQRLNQKFSANVKGSIVYKLNKNDEVECDEEALFLFQAALNTAKISGDAFDPTIRPLMKLWGFDDVNSPKKVPSKEAIKNALQYVNYRYVKIDQKNNKVYLLKKGVEIDLGGIAKGYAVDKVIERIKGIDPNATGFIDAGGDIGIIGPKYGNLPWVIGIRDPFKKGMYSSIGTLYLYSGAVATSGNYERFFIKDGIRYHHLIDPKTGYPSNKSVSSTVIAKKVMTADAFATTLFILGYNNPSLEYFTNFGIQAYIISPTGEGTKTSGFDYFMEKGR